The following proteins are co-located in the Paludibaculum fermentans genome:
- a CDS encoding YciI family protein: MLYRRTALAVLGLGLGLGSFVSGQSSSAAHSGRVYQVVFLKRNPARTTLSKEEGERIQAAHMANIHAMADRGVLVSAGPFEDKPSVISGVFFFNTPTMEEARKIAEADPTVVEHRNTVEVFSWHGPAGLGEEYKRLHKENPATPEDMGVHPFVILRRAGQGLDTAVMAKHSAYWAGLRGSGKVLAAGAVDGDVSAVGLVIFDRIADAEAAKLVAEDPAVSGGVLTVEAHRWWSAAHVFPK, translated from the coding sequence ATGCTTTACCGCCGTACCGCTCTCGCCGTGCTGGGCCTGGGGCTCGGACTGGGTTCCTTCGTCTCGGGTCAATCGAGTTCTGCCGCCCATTCGGGCCGGGTCTATCAGGTGGTCTTCCTGAAGCGGAATCCCGCCCGGACTACGTTGAGTAAAGAAGAGGGCGAGCGGATCCAGGCTGCCCACATGGCCAATATCCACGCCATGGCCGACCGGGGTGTGCTGGTGTCGGCGGGTCCGTTCGAGGACAAGCCTTCCGTGATCAGCGGCGTGTTCTTCTTCAACACACCGACGATGGAGGAGGCGAGGAAGATCGCGGAGGCGGATCCGACCGTGGTGGAGCATCGCAATACGGTGGAGGTGTTTTCGTGGCATGGTCCGGCGGGCCTGGGCGAGGAATACAAGCGGCTGCACAAGGAGAATCCGGCGACTCCGGAGGACATGGGCGTGCATCCGTTCGTGATCCTGCGGCGGGCTGGGCAAGGGCTGGACACGGCGGTGATGGCGAAGCACTCGGCCTATTGGGCCGGGCTGCGGGGCTCCGGGAAAGTGTTGGCGGCCGGCGCCGTGGATGGGGATGTTTCGGCGGTGGGGCTGGTGATCTTCGATCGGATTGCGGATGCCGAGGCGGCGAAGCTGGTGGCGGAGGATCCGGCGGTGAGCGGCGGAGTGCTGACGGTGGAGGCGCACCGCTGGTGGTCGGCGGCGCATGTGTTTCCGAAGTGA
- a CDS encoding M56 family metallopeptidase produces the protein MLNTLAWTLLHFLWQGTLLALLFALAQRFLASSSARARYAAAASAMLAMPLSGLVTFFYLAPTATAPAAISSTGSFTAALAPTVHTAQALAASSRDYLPWLAYAWMAGVLLLSLRMLGQWTILQRYRRIAIRPVEQQWQRSVQLLAQRLRLRRPIRLYESAIADVPAVVGWLRPVILIPVSALTQLTPGQVEALLAHELAHIRRHDYLINLLQTSVETLFFYHPAVWWVGRCMRQEREHCCDDIAVQVCGDAVVYARALADLEQLRFQMPALAMAANGGSLLKRIERLILPQPARTAPAALWLTACGLIAATLVVWATPSLHVSAKVLPFAAQAAQPAPKPTAQPAPKTSASPKQSGADGESFLDSLERNGVKDLTIDQMVAFKIHGVTGDFIQSIRAAGYQPDPDQLVALRIHGVTPEFIREMKSLGWSPSLDQLVSFKIHGVDAASLDSMKQLGYELDPDNAVAMKIHGLTPDVARALNGLGYGKATFDQLIAMRIHGIDPEFAASWKKAGVQDLDLDKLIALRIHNANVADVKAMEALGFHGLNADRIIAMRIFDITPEFIRQAQKHGFKDLDFDRIVKLKQFGLLDKE, from the coding sequence ATGTTGAACACACTGGCCTGGACCCTCCTCCACTTCCTCTGGCAGGGAACCCTGCTCGCGCTCCTCTTCGCCCTGGCGCAGCGCTTCCTCGCCTCGTCATCCGCCCGAGCCCGCTATGCCGCCGCCGCAAGCGCGATGCTGGCCATGCCGCTGAGTGGACTCGTCACCTTCTTCTACCTGGCGCCCACCGCAACCGCGCCTGCCGCCATCTCCAGCACAGGCTCGTTCACGGCCGCTCTCGCGCCCACGGTGCACACAGCGCAAGCCTTAGCTGCCTCCAGCCGGGACTACCTCCCCTGGCTCGCCTACGCCTGGATGGCCGGCGTCCTCCTCCTCAGCCTCCGCATGCTGGGCCAGTGGACCATCCTCCAGCGCTACCGCCGCATCGCCATCCGCCCGGTCGAACAGCAGTGGCAGCGCAGCGTCCAGCTCCTCGCGCAACGCCTCCGTCTGCGCCGCCCCATCCGCCTCTACGAATCGGCCATCGCCGACGTGCCCGCCGTCGTCGGCTGGCTCCGGCCGGTGATCCTGATCCCGGTCAGCGCGCTCACCCAATTGACGCCCGGCCAAGTCGAAGCCCTTCTCGCCCACGAGCTGGCCCACATCCGCCGCCACGACTACCTCATCAACCTGCTCCAGACCTCCGTCGAAACCCTCTTCTTCTATCACCCCGCCGTCTGGTGGGTGGGCCGCTGCATGCGGCAGGAGCGCGAACACTGCTGCGACGACATCGCCGTGCAGGTCTGTGGCGACGCCGTCGTCTACGCCCGCGCCTTGGCTGACCTCGAACAGCTCCGCTTTCAGATGCCCGCGCTAGCCATGGCCGCCAATGGCGGCTCCCTGCTCAAGCGCATTGAACGCCTGATCCTGCCTCAGCCCGCCCGCACCGCACCGGCCGCGCTCTGGCTCACCGCCTGCGGCCTGATCGCGGCGACCCTGGTCGTCTGGGCCACCCCCTCTCTTCACGTCTCCGCCAAGGTCCTGCCCTTTGCCGCACAGGCCGCCCAGCCGGCGCCCAAGCCCACCGCTCAGCCGGCACCCAAGACCAGCGCTTCGCCAAAACAGTCTGGCGCGGACGGCGAAAGCTTCCTCGACAGCCTGGAACGCAACGGCGTCAAGGACCTCACCATCGACCAGATGGTTGCGTTCAAGATCCACGGCGTCACCGGAGACTTCATCCAGTCGATCCGCGCCGCCGGCTACCAGCCCGATCCCGATCAACTCGTCGCGCTGCGCATCCACGGGGTCACGCCCGAGTTCATCCGCGAGATGAAGAGTCTCGGCTGGTCCCCGTCGCTCGATCAACTCGTGTCTTTCAAAATCCACGGCGTTGATGCCGCCAGCCTCGACTCGATGAAACAACTCGGCTATGAGCTCGATCCCGACAATGCCGTCGCCATGAAGATCCATGGACTCACGCCCGACGTGGCCCGAGCCCTGAATGGCCTGGGCTACGGCAAGGCCACCTTTGATCAGTTGATCGCCATGCGCATCCATGGCATCGATCCCGAGTTCGCCGCCTCCTGGAAAAAGGCCGGCGTCCAGGATCTCGACCTCGACAAGCTGATCGCGCTCCGCATTCATAACGCCAACGTCGCGGATGTGAAGGCCATGGAGGCGCTCGGCTTCCACGGCCTCAACGCGGACCGGATCATCGCGATGCGCATCTTCGACATCACGCCCGAGTTCATCCGCCAGGCCCAGAAGCACGGCTTCAAGGACCTCGACTTCGACCGCATCGTGAAGTTGAAGCAGTTCGGCCTGCTCGACAAGGAATAG
- a CDS encoding DUF2199 domain-containing protein has protein sequence MAEPEHHRYRCHTCGQIHDEVPMSFAADSPDMYANMSESDRETRAVIGSDQCIIDGKWFFLRGCLEIPLIGSREVFLWGLWAILHETDFDEISESWEEVGRQQLHGPFKGRLANSLSACYEDCLNLKLRIVLRPVGERPLFVLEETEHPLSLAQATGISEQAAVELAVKLLHCPY, from the coding sequence TTGGCCGAACCAGAACACCATCGATACCGGTGCCACACCTGCGGGCAGATTCACGACGAAGTACCGATGAGCTTCGCAGCCGATTCCCCAGACATGTACGCGAACATGAGCGAATCGGACAGGGAGACCAGGGCTGTGATCGGTTCGGATCAGTGCATTATCGATGGGAAATGGTTCTTCCTCCGAGGATGTCTGGAGATACCGCTAATTGGCTCGCGAGAGGTCTTTCTTTGGGGCCTGTGGGCCATCCTTCACGAAACGGATTTCGACGAGATCTCGGAAAGCTGGGAGGAAGTTGGTCGCCAACAACTTCATGGGCCATTCAAGGGACGGCTCGCCAATTCGCTTTCCGCTTGCTACGAGGACTGCCTCAATTTGAAGCTACGGATCGTCCTGCGACCTGTTGGAGAGCGCCCGCTGTTTGTGCTCGAGGAAACGGAGCACCCACTGTCCCTGGCGCAAGCGACAGGAATATCGGAACAAGCTGCCGTCGAACTGGCGGTGAAACTACTGCACTGTCCTTACTGA
- a CDS encoding PQQ-dependent dehydrogenase, methanol/ethanol family, giving the protein MRPVCPALFLAAAALAQNSPYPVDVPAARIVKALDEPQNWLTYFGDYKGVRHRALNQVNTVNVRNLRVDWIFQIPTTGRFETVPLVVDGVMFFTAQNGHAFSVDARSGRQLWHYQYKPAEGTADGLNRGLAILNDKLYMGTVDGHLVCLDSRNGQLLWNTEVASAKAGYSITLAPLAVKDRIIVGVGGGEFGIRGFIDAYDAKSGQRAWRLYTIPEKGEPGGDSWQADSWKRGGAPTWMTGTYDPDLDTVYWGVGNPGPDLYGGDRLGDNLYSCSVVAIDPNTGKMKWHYQFSPHDTHDWDANETPMLLDLPWKGQMRKLLVQANRNAFFYVLDRTTGEFLMAKSYARQTWLKEFDAKGRPTPLPNTEPSEQGTRLCPGLAGGANWMAPSYNPDLQLFYVPYREQCDIYFSSPPKFVEGKAYWGTATRGVSDEKEWGVVKALDPLTGEGKWEFKFYHAGWGGTMSTTGGLVFAGDADGYLVALDAKSGQLLWRLQTGAEIATAPITYMVNGKQYVTIASGAALITLSLP; this is encoded by the coding sequence ATGAGACCCGTCTGCCCCGCCCTGTTCCTGGCGGCCGCCGCGCTGGCCCAGAACTCGCCTTACCCCGTCGACGTCCCCGCCGCCCGCATCGTCAAGGCCCTGGACGAGCCGCAGAACTGGCTCACCTACTTCGGCGACTACAAGGGCGTGCGCCACCGTGCCCTGAACCAGGTCAACACGGTCAACGTCAGGAATCTCCGCGTCGACTGGATCTTCCAGATCCCCACCACCGGCCGCTTCGAAACCGTCCCGCTGGTCGTCGACGGAGTCATGTTCTTCACCGCCCAGAACGGCCACGCCTTTTCGGTGGACGCCCGCAGCGGACGCCAGCTCTGGCACTACCAATACAAGCCGGCGGAAGGCACGGCCGACGGCCTGAACCGCGGCCTGGCGATCCTCAACGACAAGCTCTACATGGGCACGGTCGACGGCCATCTGGTCTGCCTCGACAGCAGGAACGGGCAGCTCCTCTGGAACACGGAAGTGGCCTCGGCCAAGGCGGGCTACAGCATCACGCTCGCGCCGCTGGCCGTCAAGGACAGGATAATCGTCGGGGTCGGCGGCGGCGAATTCGGCATCCGGGGCTTCATCGACGCCTACGACGCCAAGTCCGGCCAGCGCGCCTGGCGCCTCTACACGATCCCCGAAAAAGGCGAACCCGGCGGCGACTCCTGGCAAGCGGACTCCTGGAAACGCGGCGGCGCGCCCACCTGGATGACCGGCACCTACGACCCCGATCTCGACACAGTCTACTGGGGGGTCGGCAACCCTGGACCCGACCTCTACGGCGGCGATCGCCTGGGCGACAACCTGTATTCGTGCTCCGTCGTGGCCATCGATCCCAATACGGGCAAGATGAAATGGCACTACCAGTTCTCTCCGCACGACACGCACGACTGGGACGCCAACGAGACCCCGATGCTGCTGGACCTCCCCTGGAAGGGCCAGATGCGCAAGCTCCTCGTGCAGGCCAACCGCAACGCGTTCTTCTACGTGCTGGACCGCACCACCGGCGAATTCCTGATGGCCAAATCCTACGCCCGCCAGACCTGGCTGAAGGAGTTCGACGCCAAGGGCCGCCCCACGCCGCTCCCCAACACCGAACCCAGCGAGCAGGGCACCCGTCTCTGCCCCGGCCTGGCCGGAGGAGCCAACTGGATGGCGCCCTCCTACAACCCGGACTTGCAGCTCTTCTACGTGCCATACCGTGAGCAATGCGACATCTACTTCAGCAGCCCGCCGAAGTTCGTGGAAGGCAAAGCCTACTGGGGCACGGCGACGCGAGGCGTGAGCGACGAGAAGGAATGGGGCGTGGTGAAGGCGCTGGATCCGTTGACCGGCGAAGGCAAATGGGAGTTCAAGTTCTACCATGCCGGCTGGGGCGGCACGATGTCGACCACGGGCGGCCTGGTCTTTGCGGGAGACGCCGACGGTTACCTGGTAGCACTGGACGCGAAATCGGGCCAGTTGCTATGGAGACTTCAGACGGGTGCGGAGATCGCCACGGCTCCCATCACGTACATGGTGAACGGCAAGCAGTATGTGACCATCGCCTCAGGAGCCGCGCTGATCACACTGAGCCTGCCGTAG
- a CDS encoding BlaI/MecI/CopY family transcriptional regulator codes for MPRPSSSRPTDSELEILGVLWDKGAATVREVHEELSLRKPTGYTTVLKFMQIMMDKGLITRREQHRVHLYESAVPREATQSELVRDLAQRAFGGSALELAMRALESNRATPGELDQIRRLLDQAEKGRR; via the coding sequence ATGCCACGACCCAGCAGCTCCCGCCCCACAGACTCCGAACTCGAAATCCTCGGCGTCCTCTGGGACAAAGGCGCCGCCACTGTTCGCGAAGTTCACGAAGAGCTCTCTCTCAGGAAACCAACGGGCTACACCACCGTATTGAAGTTCATGCAGATCATGATGGACAAAGGACTGATCACCCGCCGCGAACAGCACCGCGTCCACCTCTACGAATCGGCCGTCCCCCGCGAAGCCACCCAGAGCGAACTCGTCCGCGACCTCGCCCAGCGCGCCTTTGGCGGCTCGGCCCTGGAACTCGCCATGCGCGCCCTCGAAAGCAACCGCGCCACTCCCGGCGAGTTGGATCAGATCCGCCGTCTGCTCGATCAAGCTGAGAAAGGAAGGCGCTGA
- a CDS encoding alpha/beta hydrolase family protein, which produces MPLMGSLYGRWMSQWEERLCFAATNRVVRPFEWGLDWSQRWPIADRVHQNGDSPVEYLKKINRAVIEHSDDFFRHRTPNDYHLSGNLLRFSSCVQTRYPENNVVHGQWFPGKNPKKAVLVLPHWNAPHDAHNALARGFQKFGASALRLSLPYHDYRMPAELQRADYAVSSNVGRTIDATRQAVLDIRCAADWLESQGAEKIAIVGTSLGSCYAFLASAHDSRFRVNAFNHCSTYFADVVWTGLSTIHVKQGLEGQVDRETLRALWLAISPTVYFDKFKAQKNKSLFLYAKYDTTFLPELSKETIKMCDEYGLDFKKVVLPCGHYTLGESPFKFIDGYQLISFVLKNL; this is translated from the coding sequence ATGCCGCTGATGGGATCTTTGTACGGCCGCTGGATGAGCCAGTGGGAAGAACGCCTCTGTTTTGCCGCGACGAACCGCGTCGTCCGGCCGTTTGAATGGGGGCTCGACTGGTCCCAACGCTGGCCCATTGCGGACCGGGTGCATCAAAACGGCGACTCGCCGGTCGAGTACCTGAAGAAGATCAACCGGGCGGTGATCGAGCATAGCGACGACTTCTTCCGGCACCGCACGCCCAACGACTACCACCTGAGCGGCAACCTGCTGCGCTTCAGTTCGTGCGTGCAGACTCGCTATCCGGAAAACAATGTCGTGCACGGCCAGTGGTTTCCGGGCAAGAATCCGAAGAAGGCGGTGCTGGTGCTGCCGCACTGGAACGCTCCGCACGATGCGCATAACGCGCTGGCACGCGGCTTCCAGAAGTTCGGGGCGAGCGCGCTGCGGCTGAGCCTGCCGTATCACGATTACCGGATGCCGGCGGAACTGCAACGGGCGGATTACGCCGTGAGTTCGAATGTGGGGCGGACGATCGATGCGACGCGGCAGGCGGTGCTGGATATCCGCTGCGCGGCGGACTGGCTGGAGTCCCAGGGGGCCGAGAAGATTGCCATCGTCGGGACGAGCCTGGGGTCGTGCTATGCGTTCCTGGCCAGCGCGCACGACTCGCGGTTCCGGGTCAATGCCTTTAACCACTGCTCGACGTACTTCGCCGACGTGGTTTGGACGGGCCTTTCCACGATCCATGTGAAGCAGGGGCTGGAAGGCCAGGTGGATCGCGAGACGCTGCGGGCCCTGTGGCTGGCGATCAGCCCGACCGTGTACTTCGATAAGTTTAAGGCGCAGAAGAACAAGTCACTGTTCCTCTACGCCAAGTACGATACGACGTTCCTGCCGGAGCTGTCGAAGGAAACGATCAAGATGTGCGACGAGTACGGGCTGGACTTCAAGAAAGTCGTGCTGCCGTGCGGGCACTACACGTTGGGCGAATCGCCGTTCAAGTTCATTGACGGCTACCAGTTGATCAGTTTTGTCCTGAAGAATCTATAA